One stretch of Magnetospirillum sp. WYHS-4 DNA includes these proteins:
- a CDS encoding regulatory protein GemA — MTPDSRQKLTRAVHVAARAKGLDEDSRRDLYRQVTGKDTLTDMTGPEIGRVLDALNGKAGGLDKQVNFIAGLWRQLGQVPPEAGGVRDPSPAGLRAFVKLETGKDDLRFCGADEKRRLIEALKGWLGRVKGRA; from the coding sequence ATGACCCCCGACTCCCGCCAGAAGCTGACCCGCGCCGTGCATGTCGCCGCCAGGGCCAAGGGCCTGGACGAGGACTCGCGGCGGGACCTGTACCGGCAGGTCACCGGCAAGGACACCCTCACCGACATGACGGGGCCGGAGATCGGCCGGGTGCTGGACGCCCTCAACGGCAAGGCCGGGGGCCTCGACAAGCAGGTCAACTTCATCGCGGGGCTCTGGCGACAGCTGGGCCAGGTGCCGCCCGAGGCCGGCGGCGTTCGCGATCCCAGCCCTGCCGGGCTGCGCGCCTTCGTCAAATTGGAAACCGGCAAGGATGACCTGCGATTCTGCGGGGCCGACGAAAAGCGTCGCTTGATCGAGGCCCTGAAGGGCTGGCTCGGCCGGGTGAAGGGCAGGGCGTGA
- a CDS encoding MT-A70 family methyltransferase, with amino-acid sequence MTIKPLPLHPVCAAFPLLRGADFDLMVASVRQVGLREPILTWRGQVVDGQNRQAACLAAGVEPAYREYEGAEEDMIREVLARNVARRHMDESARAMAAARLTRVDPRSANLHSAITADAAADMLNVSRRAVMMARKVLQDGAPDLVDQVDRGAMTVTAAETAARMAPPDQARIVEAVTKGAKAPVAVRQAQRDRKVRKLAGKAAAWPEGKYGVIYADPPWPFETWGPGGGNRSPENHYPLMALEEIAAMDVAGLAAPDSVLFLWATTPQLANALKVLEAWGFEYRSHWVWKKDKGGTGHWGINNHEVLLIGVKGAFPAPAQGEAPLSCLEYPRGRHSEKPEIYAQVLEELWPGLPRIELFRRGPARPGWDAWGNEAETCVEEAAE; translated from the coding sequence ATGACCATCAAGCCGCTGCCCCTGCATCCCGTCTGCGCCGCCTTCCCCTTGCTGCGGGGGGCCGACTTCGACCTGATGGTCGCCTCCGTCCGGCAAGTCGGGCTGCGCGAGCCGATCCTCACTTGGCGGGGCCAGGTGGTCGACGGCCAGAACCGCCAGGCCGCCTGCCTGGCCGCCGGGGTCGAGCCGGCCTACCGCGAATACGAGGGCGCGGAGGAGGACATGATCCGGGAGGTGCTTGCCCGCAACGTGGCCCGGCGCCACATGGACGAGTCCGCCCGCGCCATGGCGGCGGCGCGGCTTACCCGCGTCGACCCGAGGAGTGCAAATTTGCACTCCGCCATCACGGCGGACGCGGCGGCCGACATGCTCAACGTCTCCCGCCGGGCCGTGATGATGGCCCGCAAGGTGTTGCAGGACGGCGCCCCCGACCTGGTGGACCAGGTGGACCGGGGCGCGATGACGGTGACGGCGGCGGAGACGGCCGCCCGCATGGCCCCGCCCGACCAGGCGCGGATCGTCGAGGCAGTCACCAAGGGCGCCAAGGCGCCCGTGGCGGTGCGCCAGGCGCAGCGCGACCGCAAGGTGCGCAAGCTGGCGGGGAAGGCCGCCGCATGGCCGGAAGGCAAGTACGGGGTCATCTACGCCGATCCGCCCTGGCCGTTCGAGACCTGGGGCCCCGGCGGGGGCAACAGGAGCCCCGAGAATCATTACCCGCTGATGGCTTTGGAGGAGATCGCCGCCATGGACGTGGCGGGCCTCGCGGCGCCCGATTCCGTCCTGTTCCTGTGGGCCACCACGCCGCAACTGGCCAACGCCCTGAAGGTGCTGGAGGCCTGGGGATTCGAATACCGGTCCCACTGGGTCTGGAAGAAGGACAAGGGCGGCACTGGCCATTGGGGCATCAACAACCACGAGGTCCTGCTGATCGGCGTGAAGGGGGCCTTCCCGGCCCCGGCCCAGGGCGAGGCGCCCCTGTCCTGCCTGGAATACCCGCGCGGCCGGCATAGCGAGAAGCCGGAAATCTACGCCCAGGTGCTCGAGGAACTCTGGCCCGGGCTGCCCCGGATCGAACTGTTCCGGCGCGGGCCCGCCCGGCCGGGCTGGGACGCCTGGGGCAACGAGGCCGAGACCTGCGTAGAGGAGGCGGCGGAATGA
- a CDS encoding phage antirepressor N-terminal domain-containing protein, whose product MSANLISVPFQGDVLSYIVQDGEQMVPIKPICDALGLAWQVQHRKLSSNSERWGVTIMVMQMPGDDQNRSVTCLPQRRLFGWLMTIHPNRVKPEARDKLIAYQQHCDEVLYRHFILGDAAHPGLMKELALLRRFNRNLTMQLLVTRQRWSRVHRLHHEGGYGWSSIQHQLGLTSSEIDDTWEAMQDCGLLPDWPGNPDKQLRFALAEMKAGEDAHG is encoded by the coding sequence ATGTCGGCGAACCTGATTTCCGTGCCCTTCCAGGGCGACGTCCTGTCCTACATCGTCCAGGACGGGGAGCAGATGGTGCCCATCAAGCCGATCTGCGATGCCCTCGGGCTGGCTTGGCAGGTCCAGCACCGCAAGCTGAGCAGCAATTCGGAGCGCTGGGGCGTCACCATCATGGTGATGCAGATGCCTGGAGACGACCAAAATCGGTCGGTGACTTGCCTGCCCCAGCGCCGTCTCTTCGGTTGGCTGATGACCATCCATCCCAACCGGGTCAAGCCGGAAGCGCGGGACAAGCTGATCGCCTACCAACAGCACTGCGACGAGGTGCTCTACCGCCACTTCATCCTGGGCGACGCGGCCCATCCGGGGCTGATGAAGGAACTCGCCCTGCTGCGGCGGTTCAACCGCAACCTGACCATGCAGTTGCTGGTGACCAGGCAGCGTTGGAGCCGGGTGCACCGGCTGCATCACGAGGGCGGCTACGGCTGGAGCTCGATCCAGCACCAGCTCGGGCTGACCTCGTCGGAGATCGACGACACCTGGGAGGCCATGCAGGACTGCGGCCTGCTGCCCGACTGGCCCGGCAATCCCGACAAGCAGCTCAGGTTCGCCCTGGCCGAGATGAAGGCCGGGGAGGACGCCCATGGATAG
- a CDS encoding zinc ribbon domain-containing protein: MEIFLAILWVALWAGTCAIVAGAARGRSPFGWAILGALVSMFALIVLLALPKRETRVKGCPRCAELVKDKALVCRFCGHEFAVATE; encoded by the coding sequence ATGGAGATTTTCCTGGCCATACTGTGGGTGGCCCTGTGGGCCGGCACCTGCGCCATCGTCGCGGGCGCCGCGCGGGGGCGCAGTCCCTTCGGCTGGGCCATCCTGGGGGCCTTGGTTTCGATGTTCGCCCTGATCGTCCTGCTGGCCCTGCCCAAGCGGGAAACGCGGGTCAAGGGCTGTCCGCGCTGCGCGGAACTGGTCAAGGACAAGGCCCTCGTCTGCCGGTTCTGCGGCCACGAATTCGCCGTCGCGACCGAATAG
- a CDS encoding thermonuclease family protein, protein MPNGKRHMRLQFEDHGQDFLWWEVMDGEVIDSAPCQAWAWVGTDLLDDHVVPGQKIMIRFRPDDPAVLLRYPIARIKYLDRPAPSGRPRRAALAGARTALAAVMLWIYAGSAAAWPVYEATVTGVIDGDTIAIDAPVWPGVVARDRLRVAGVDTPELHGKCSAEKAAARDATALVKMLVPAGARVSIHLDGQDKYGRLLGRVILPDGRELADVLIAAGLARRYDGGARQPWCAGEK, encoded by the coding sequence ATGCCGAACGGAAAGCGCCACATGAGGCTGCAGTTTGAAGATCACGGACAGGACTTCCTCTGGTGGGAAGTCATGGACGGGGAGGTGATCGACAGCGCCCCGTGCCAGGCCTGGGCGTGGGTCGGCACGGATCTGCTCGACGACCACGTCGTGCCGGGGCAGAAGATCATGATCCGGTTCCGGCCAGACGACCCAGCCGTCCTCCTGCGCTACCCCATTGCCCGGATCAAGTACCTGGATCGTCCGGCGCCATCTGGCCGGCCGCGGCGGGCGGCGCTCGCCGGCGCCCGCACCGCGCTGGCGGCCGTCATGCTCTGGATCTACGCCGGCTCGGCAGCCGCCTGGCCGGTGTACGAGGCGACCGTCACCGGGGTGATCGACGGCGACACCATCGCGATTGATGCCCCGGTATGGCCGGGCGTTGTCGCGCGAGACAGGCTGCGGGTGGCCGGGGTGGACACCCCGGAGCTCCACGGCAAATGCTCCGCTGAAAAGGCCGCCGCCCGCGATGCCACGGCGCTCGTCAAGATGCTGGTCCCGGCGGGGGCGCGGGTGTCCATCCACCTGGACGGCCAGGACAAGTACGGCCGGCTGCTAGGGCGCGTGATCCTGCCGGATGGCCGTGAGTTGGCGGACGTGCTGATCGCCGCCGGCCTGGCCCGCCGCTACGACGGCGGCGCCCGCCAGCCCTGGTGCGCGGGGGAGAAGTGA
- a CDS encoding DUF3164 family protein: MSIATRRRLRRALNQARYVALPVIAILPVLYIGLGRLFSLIPKLFSRRPAMTNTADSPSILSPAVIVVGGHEYMRDRKERLVFLDQVKPTDKLEDDLVRRILGYADDLSAQIARFKGHCFDDIGAFMALLAEKYDTTLGAGTKGNMTFNSYDGTCKVQVAVADRLTFGPELQVAKALIDQCLAEWMEGSRAELRALIERAFQTDKEGQVSREAIFSLRRVEIDDERWRKAMEAIGDSIRIEGSKTYLRFYRRARPTDNWLAVTIDLASAVDPRAGMVRPVDAPAAPEGGAE, translated from the coding sequence ATGAGCATCGCCACCCGCCGCCGCCTCCGCCGCGCCCTCAACCAGGCCCGGTATGTCGCCTTGCCGGTGATCGCCATCCTGCCGGTGCTCTACATCGGCCTGGGCCGCCTCTTTTCCCTGATCCCTAAACTCTTTTCCCGGAGACCCGCCATGACGAATACCGCTGACAGCCCCTCCATCCTCTCGCCCGCCGTGATCGTGGTGGGCGGCCACGAATACATGCGCGACCGAAAGGAACGCCTCGTCTTCCTCGACCAGGTCAAGCCGACCGACAAGCTGGAAGACGACCTGGTGCGCCGCATCCTGGGCTACGCCGATGATCTGTCCGCCCAGATCGCCCGCTTCAAGGGCCATTGCTTCGACGACATCGGGGCCTTCATGGCCCTGCTGGCCGAAAAGTACGACACGACCCTCGGCGCCGGCACCAAGGGCAACATGACCTTCAATAGCTACGACGGCACGTGCAAGGTGCAGGTGGCCGTGGCCGACCGCCTGACCTTCGGGCCGGAATTGCAGGTTGCCAAGGCCCTGATCGACCAGTGCCTCGCCGAATGGATGGAAGGGTCGCGGGCCGAGCTGCGGGCCCTGATCGAGCGCGCCTTCCAGACCGACAAGGAAGGACAAGTGAGCCGGGAGGCCATCTTCTCGTTGCGCCGCGTCGAGATCGACGACGAACGCTGGCGGAAGGCCATGGAGGCCATCGGCGACAGCATCCGGATCGAGGGCAGCAAGACCTACCTGCGCTTCTACCGGCGCGCCCGCCCGACCGACAACTGGCTGGCGGTCACCATCGACCTGGCCAGCGCCGTCGATCCCCGCGCCGGCATGGTGCGCCCGGTCGACGCCCCGGCCGCGCCGGAAGGCGGTGCCGAATGA